Proteins found in one Oceaniferula flava genomic segment:
- a CDS encoding DUF6797 domain-containing protein, whose product MPIIKALTTSIIVLAYVAPSAIGQVPIVPAKTVAQTQFPVFENTFLSRKLSNFRLHLEYQSDKQSELSLTKGFKLPLPSGAHTIELVYQQNGTSPMQISTWIDGKALHANKVIPSSKQTSSSVDKTLRMDQNFTIAASFKTNGDGTIFSKCSHEGIGSQGSKALFVKNKRLTYNVGGVGTLRGPLVTDGKTHWVVLRSHDGLINIFIDGQPIGKEQKLHSRDVAKHVFRIGRGDTNLINSLNKVTVSTLRYWARSLEGAEFTSLVENEVTTLNTPDLNWSATEHIETFNGQGQIGSPVQLTLITGQNFKLKTSWVQPLETTKHAKLIRAWNKKALDEGKAIYNSHCITCHGDQHQEGSMPTALKFHESPFKNGSDPYRMFQTLDKGYGMMVPQRQFDAAQKYAVIHYIRETFINPFNKSQYFEPSEAYYNSLPQSLNLPGIATTPRRKRQDKPYKLMDFGPVLNWTFQINPGAASKDRNIAQKGINIRLNQGKGGISKGSDWMIYDTDTMRVATAYSGEFIDWRGIAFDGSHGTHSSIAGTALFTNPDMPAWQHPIKHTWKDTRIVGRDGRRYGPLPKDWVRYLGRYRFGQQTIIHYQIGNTKILELPGLLSDKNQKVFTRTLNIAASNHDLLSRISPPENGFSVALKGSPGISLERRKDGVYLHIPAATTPAKVIIGFANKEAYDLSKLLSQPADLSALTHGGPPNYPKPVITAGTLGNDEAPFAYDIITIPNKSDNPWHSWMRLGGFDFFDNDPNRAAVCTWLGDVWLVDGMNGNFKELRWRRICTGLFQPLGLKIVDNTIYVTCRDQIARLHDLNGDDEIDYVEAFNNDHQVTEHFHEFAMGLQTDAKGNFYYAKSARHGKNAVVPHHGTLLRVSADGSTTDIVATGFRAANGVCVNPDGTWVVTDQEGHWNPKNRINYVNEGGFYGNMFGYHDVTDSSDESMEQPLAWVTNAFDRSPAELLWVPEDAAWGAINGTLLNLSYGYGKVYTVPHEVLNGQAQGGMCALPIEASPSGLHRGRFHPVNKQLYAAGMFAWAGNQQSDGSFCRIRATGKPSYMPIKTNASKGKYTITFSDPLPEETSFQVKVWNLKRTAKYGSKHYDERELEVTKTMISGNQATLIIPNLEPTWGMEIACHLGNNNQRIIHASIHELP is encoded by the coding sequence ATGCCCATCATCAAAGCTCTAACAACGTCAATCATCGTTCTTGCCTACGTCGCACCAAGCGCCATCGGTCAAGTTCCTATAGTTCCAGCCAAGACGGTGGCTCAGACCCAGTTCCCTGTTTTCGAAAATACATTCCTCTCGCGCAAGCTCTCCAACTTCCGCTTGCATCTGGAATATCAATCGGATAAACAATCTGAATTGTCCCTCACTAAGGGATTCAAGCTCCCTCTTCCCAGTGGTGCCCACACCATCGAACTAGTGTACCAGCAAAACGGGACGAGCCCTATGCAAATCAGCACATGGATCGATGGCAAAGCTTTACACGCAAACAAGGTAATTCCAAGCAGCAAGCAGACATCCTCGTCAGTCGACAAGACCTTGCGCATGGATCAAAATTTTACCATTGCAGCTTCATTCAAGACAAATGGTGATGGCACTATTTTCTCTAAATGCTCCCACGAGGGGATCGGGAGCCAAGGAAGCAAAGCCCTCTTCGTAAAAAATAAACGGCTCACTTATAATGTTGGTGGCGTAGGCACACTCCGTGGCCCTCTCGTCACCGACGGTAAAACCCACTGGGTAGTCTTACGTTCTCACGATGGTTTGATCAACATCTTCATCGACGGTCAACCCATAGGAAAAGAACAAAAATTACATTCTCGAGATGTAGCGAAGCATGTGTTCAGGATCGGTCGAGGAGACACCAATTTGATCAATTCATTGAACAAAGTTACCGTTTCCACACTCCGCTACTGGGCTCGCTCCCTTGAGGGGGCCGAATTCACCTCCTTAGTAGAAAATGAAGTCACCACTCTTAATACTCCAGATTTGAACTGGTCGGCAACCGAGCACATTGAAACTTTTAACGGACAGGGACAGATAGGTTCACCAGTCCAACTCACTCTCATTACAGGTCAAAATTTCAAACTCAAAACATCTTGGGTTCAGCCACTTGAAACCACTAAACACGCTAAACTCATCCGAGCTTGGAATAAGAAAGCTCTCGATGAAGGAAAGGCCATCTATAACAGCCACTGTATCACTTGCCACGGAGATCAACACCAAGAAGGCAGTATGCCCACTGCCCTTAAATTTCATGAATCCCCCTTTAAAAACGGCAGTGACCCTTACCGAATGTTCCAAACCTTAGATAAAGGCTACGGCATGATGGTGCCGCAGAGACAGTTTGATGCCGCGCAAAAGTACGCCGTGATCCACTACATCCGAGAAACTTTCATCAACCCCTTTAATAAAAGTCAGTATTTTGAACCTTCCGAGGCCTACTACAACAGCCTACCTCAGTCCCTCAATCTCCCCGGAATAGCAACAACTCCGAGACGGAAGCGACAAGACAAACCCTACAAGTTAATGGATTTCGGTCCAGTGCTCAATTGGACTTTCCAAATCAATCCAGGAGCCGCCAGCAAGGATAGAAATATCGCTCAGAAAGGAATCAACATTCGCCTCAATCAAGGCAAAGGCGGTATTTCTAAGGGCTCAGATTGGATGATCTATGACACGGACACCATGCGCGTCGCCACCGCATATTCCGGGGAATTTATCGATTGGCGAGGCATCGCCTTTGACGGCAGCCACGGCACCCATTCCAGTATCGCTGGCACAGCCTTATTTACAAACCCAGACATGCCCGCATGGCAACACCCAATCAAACACACATGGAAGGATACACGCATTGTTGGGCGTGACGGTCGCCGTTACGGCCCCCTACCTAAGGATTGGGTGCGCTATCTAGGTCGCTACAGATTCGGTCAACAAACCATCATCCACTATCAAATTGGCAACACCAAGATCCTCGAACTCCCCGGCCTTCTTTCTGATAAAAACCAGAAAGTATTTACCAGAACGTTGAACATAGCTGCCTCCAATCACGACCTTCTCAGCCGAATTTCCCCACCTGAAAATGGATTTTCCGTAGCACTGAAAGGTTCGCCAGGCATTTCTCTCGAGCGAAGAAAAGACGGAGTCTACCTTCACATCCCAGCTGCCACCACTCCAGCCAAAGTCATAATTGGTTTTGCCAACAAAGAAGCTTATGACCTTAGCAAATTACTTTCCCAACCTGCCGACCTCTCAGCACTCACCCATGGAGGCCCACCGAACTACCCCAAACCGGTGATCACGGCCGGAACACTAGGCAATGACGAAGCTCCCTTCGCCTATGACATAATTACAATCCCTAACAAATCTGATAACCCATGGCACTCTTGGATGCGACTCGGTGGATTTGATTTCTTTGACAACGATCCGAACCGGGCCGCTGTCTGCACTTGGCTAGGTGACGTTTGGCTAGTCGACGGTATGAACGGTAACTTCAAAGAACTCAGATGGCGACGCATTTGCACAGGCCTGTTTCAACCACTCGGTCTCAAGATTGTTGATAACACCATCTACGTCACTTGCCGAGATCAGATTGCACGCCTGCATGACCTCAATGGAGATGACGAAATCGATTACGTCGAAGCATTTAATAACGATCATCAAGTTACCGAACACTTTCATGAATTTGCCATGGGACTGCAAACCGATGCAAAAGGCAATTTCTACTACGCAAAGTCAGCCCGCCACGGTAAGAACGCCGTAGTCCCCCACCATGGCACCCTATTGAGAGTGAGCGCAGATGGATCCACAACCGATATCGTAGCAACGGGATTCCGCGCAGCTAACGGAGTGTGTGTCAACCCAGACGGCACTTGGGTCGTTACCGATCAAGAAGGCCACTGGAACCCTAAGAACCGTATTAACTATGTCAACGAAGGTGGTTTTTACGGTAATATGTTTGGCTATCACGACGTCACAGACAGCTCTGATGAGTCGATGGAACAACCTCTAGCATGGGTCACGAATGCCTTTGACCGCTCACCTGCCGAACTCCTCTGGGTACCGGAGGATGCAGCATGGGGGGCTATCAACGGCACACTTCTCAATCTGAGTTATGGCTACGGCAAAGTTTACACCGTCCCCCATGAAGTCCTGAACGGTCAGGCCCAGGGGGGGATGTGTGCTCTCCCCATCGAGGCATCCCCCTCAGGCTTGCACCGTGGCCGCTTTCATCCTGTAAACAAGCAGCTCTACGCAGCCGGCATGTTCGCCTGGGCCGGTAATCAGCAGAGCGACGGATCATTCTGTCGTATCCGAGCAACAGGAAAACCCAGCTACATGCCAATCAAAACTAACGCATCAAAAGGTAAATACACCATCACCTTTAGTGATCCACTCCCCGAAGAGACCAGTTTCCAAGTGAAGGTTTGGAATCTCAAACGCACCGCTAAATATGGATCGAAACACTACGATGAGCGTGAATTGGAAGTGACTAAGACGATGATCTCAGGCAATCAAGCGACGCTAATCATCCCCAACCTAGAACCTACATGGGGCATGGAGATCGCATGTCACCTAGGCAATAATAACCAACGGATTATCCACGCATCCATCCACGAACTCCCATAG
- a CDS encoding DUF6288 domain-containing protein, translating into MKIINQVTTLSEQWKTLVSVITGFIIVLYSLFSASVHASAPDLTTGGVPNETPTLDINLGPTGMHGWVYHQGANTKDSRQILVTSVDTGSPADGVLAVDDVVLGADGTGATPVNFSSDARKSLALAIADAEAQNPATLRLLRWRAGTTSTVSITLQALGAYSATAPYNCPKSATILEQGLDFIMASEDSGRFSLGTLSLLAGNDPLNTDNAARQTRAQTEARALIASPDKIAFWKSGQIDTNAKITWTLGHQLIVLTEYYLQTEDQLVLPTIEAMAIQIANGQSHFGTMGHQLAVPASDGSLNGAYNVGYGTVNSAGMPCFLGLLLARECGVNSPEIDPAIERASAFFAAYEGYGKIPYGEHEPERSGHSGNGKSAIAALCFSLMDDRQGEQKYFSRMATASASEREGGHSGAYFNQLWTPLGANVAGEEAVIAHFSDVSWLLDLNRRWDGGFDWNTQSGGLNGGVPQWNELWMSTAALLTYAMPLRQLHITGRGHDQTRWLTTTEVEETLYANGYNASSLSTNDLLADLANWSPSVQDKAATELGSRTGEHATLIPTLIAMANDTQAGESRVGACFALGETRDGSAAATLAALLTDSDHEVRFASAVAMRLMPNSAKLAHLDTILAATASTSKPLFPLDPDDPLHFAHYHLSMLLFYSGSAYGNKGIIRGDGIDGVDRNLLYPAIRAVAANPHGLARSTLAETYRNLTRADVEAVAGALVDSVQVRAPADKMFSAGVRLGGLDALQAYNFAEGVPLSKGIIADSELLTNEHTHALGILESYAGSSELVDPNPQIEDFCDFLVDTDPTLRSAAQLVLDAISADSNPVAPTSFKSIESVTADTTTLTQSSKWTTLRVAATDLADGDSVYTWKKVHGAGNVSFTSNGTSAAKDTVAYFDGTPGQYLFEVTMSDSRKLTEDSQTVSVTVYDANGSLPTNDAPTATPLSVTAPQSTATPITLSGSDPEGYDLTYDLSSHPSHGTLAGNAPYLTYTSDPAYTGSDSLSFEAIDSEGQVSIATVNITVTAASAFEVSLHEPFDYTNGAAINGQNGGVGFGGAWSSTRKTPSISSGSKTWGILNTAGNHAQGDAWSALTRPIGSSLSDAGLMADGSTLWFSIVIDVSGQNKANTDLNLAICNANKFESGSLGNRQNLVPSTAEGIGLTYDKGRIQGAYWKDSGDGDAYSERTGVDSYTVLNATSRSSALIVGKIEWGADELATETLTLYAPDTTLALGLPTMDAISIPALDQTQFDTLALHFKDFPMVDEIRVGATYESVILGTVAMSADITPPSPDPMGFASVPTPASGTSVTMVAATAFDTAGVEYKFTCTTGGGNDSDWQTSPSYTDTGLTPGVSYSYTVSARDRSPAQNTTVSSSPASVLLPSQIETSEVVGMNITDAESIISSHSFTVGTVSYAYHETIPAGMIISQTPASGTTVAPGTTFDLLVSLGPDVTPPTIMSTDIVDDQSGEPVTSNDLVTYTITFSEDMDDAGVDVSDFSNSGTSTIILGLVTEVAPGVFTVEVTPTNAGTLQLQIPAGAELSDTSGNLLNTVSAIVDDTVLTVEAPSSLIYEPFDYLAGGLNGQAGSSEIGLEGTWTASNTTLVSASPHNYGSLPTNGGSLSDFGTGNRFGGARSISAFALAGNGLLDYGQTLWFSVLVGYEDAANLTNSRLGFALANHQFNSGNYNYWIDDEGSQSGSGIGFVFGKINNGNGRVVASEFQDFASGDGVAGNILGSWDGTNTYSNGDVGLIVGKITWGGSSQDVDRIELYQPDTNLTLPASPISVLTTIVDQSTFDTVTFARSDRVIMDEIRFGESYESVVSGSDFTAPLLTSDNFVDDQAGASVAVDTTVTYTVTFSEDMNESTVDAADFANAGNAVMTVEDITKISPHIFAVAVTPTSTGSLQLQVSTAATITDMAGNPIDVSYAITDDTTITVYAPVMVTVPNVVGLTQSSAESSITLNNLLVGAVTISYSDTVTVGNVISQSPAGSNNIAEGSSVDLVVSLGTNPSPKLVRTTINAVSNTTWTTVTLGQSYSSAVIVATPIYSTSSLPPVVTRVTNVTSNSFDLKIDRTDGLTGITSVDVSVIVVDEGVYTQNVHGVTMEAVKFTSTVTAKKNSWVAEARSYQNSYSNPVVVGQVMSANDPDWSVFWSMGSSYSNPANATNLNIGKHVGEDPDSIRANETIGYIVIEAGSGAIDGVAYEAALGSDTVQGFSDSSSPYTYTLSGGLTTASSAAVSVSGMDGNDGSWAVLSGNPALTTTSLGLHACEDLLLDVEQNHTTTQVGYIVFE; encoded by the coding sequence ATGAAAATAATTAACCAAGTCACTACACTAAGCGAACAATGGAAAACTCTCGTTTCAGTCATCACGGGCTTCATCATTGTTCTCTACTCTCTTTTCTCTGCAAGCGTGCATGCATCCGCTCCAGATCTAACCACCGGAGGTGTGCCGAACGAGACACCTACTCTGGACATAAACCTTGGACCTACAGGAATGCACGGATGGGTTTATCACCAAGGGGCCAATACTAAAGATAGTCGACAAATCTTAGTTACTTCAGTCGATACCGGGTCGCCTGCTGATGGTGTTCTGGCCGTTGATGATGTTGTCCTTGGGGCAGATGGAACCGGAGCTACCCCAGTGAATTTCAGCTCAGATGCCCGCAAGAGCCTTGCTTTGGCCATCGCTGATGCCGAAGCACAGAATCCGGCTACACTCAGGCTTCTGCGTTGGAGAGCAGGCACTACCTCTACAGTTTCAATTACGCTTCAGGCACTTGGCGCATACAGCGCTACGGCACCCTACAATTGTCCCAAGTCTGCTACCATTCTTGAGCAAGGTTTGGATTTCATTATGGCCAGTGAGGATTCTGGGAGGTTTTCGTTGGGCACTCTAAGCCTTTTGGCAGGGAATGACCCCTTGAACACAGACAATGCGGCAAGGCAAACACGGGCTCAAACGGAAGCACGTGCACTTATCGCCAGTCCAGATAAAATTGCCTTTTGGAAATCTGGCCAGATAGACACTAATGCCAAAATCACTTGGACGCTGGGGCATCAGCTGATTGTTTTGACTGAATACTATCTTCAGACGGAAGACCAATTGGTCCTCCCCACTATTGAGGCCATGGCCATTCAGATAGCCAACGGGCAAAGTCATTTCGGAACCATGGGACATCAACTTGCCGTTCCAGCATCCGATGGCTCACTCAATGGTGCCTATAACGTGGGTTACGGAACAGTTAACTCTGCAGGTATGCCATGTTTCTTAGGTTTGTTGCTCGCCAGGGAATGCGGGGTCAACAGCCCTGAAATCGATCCCGCGATCGAGCGAGCTAGTGCTTTTTTTGCGGCGTATGAAGGCTATGGGAAAATACCTTATGGCGAACACGAACCTGAGCGCTCTGGGCATTCGGGGAACGGAAAAAGCGCGATCGCGGCCCTTTGCTTTTCTCTGATGGATGATAGGCAAGGTGAACAAAAATATTTTTCCAGAATGGCGACAGCTTCGGCATCTGAACGAGAAGGCGGACACAGCGGCGCCTATTTCAATCAGCTGTGGACCCCCCTCGGAGCCAACGTAGCCGGAGAAGAAGCAGTGATCGCCCACTTCAGTGATGTTAGCTGGTTACTGGATCTTAATCGTAGATGGGATGGAGGTTTCGACTGGAATACTCAGAGCGGTGGACTGAACGGTGGTGTCCCCCAGTGGAACGAGTTATGGATGTCGACTGCAGCACTGCTCACCTATGCTATGCCCTTGCGTCAACTTCATATCACTGGTCGTGGCCACGATCAGACCCGTTGGTTAACCACTACTGAAGTGGAGGAAACGCTTTATGCCAATGGTTATAACGCGTCCTCACTAAGTACCAACGACCTTCTGGCAGACCTGGCCAATTGGTCCCCAAGCGTTCAGGACAAGGCTGCTACAGAATTAGGTTCTCGTACCGGTGAACACGCTACTTTGATCCCAACGTTGATCGCGATGGCCAACGATACCCAGGCCGGAGAATCACGTGTGGGTGCATGTTTTGCACTAGGAGAAACAAGGGATGGAAGCGCGGCAGCGACCTTGGCAGCCCTTCTCACTGACAGTGATCATGAAGTTCGTTTTGCCTCTGCCGTCGCCATGCGCTTGATGCCAAATTCAGCTAAACTAGCGCATCTGGATACGATACTAGCAGCTACCGCTAGCACCTCTAAACCTCTGTTCCCTCTCGACCCGGATGACCCCTTGCATTTTGCGCATTACCACTTGTCCATGCTGCTCTTCTATAGTGGCAGTGCATACGGTAATAAGGGCATTATTCGAGGCGACGGCATTGATGGCGTCGATCGGAATTTACTTTATCCCGCAATTAGAGCCGTAGCGGCTAACCCTCACGGTCTAGCTCGAAGCACCTTGGCTGAGACTTATCGTAATTTAACTAGGGCTGACGTTGAAGCAGTCGCCGGAGCCCTAGTTGATTCGGTGCAAGTCCGTGCACCTGCAGATAAGATGTTCTCAGCAGGCGTTCGTCTGGGAGGGCTGGACGCCCTACAGGCGTATAACTTTGCCGAAGGGGTTCCACTCAGTAAGGGGATAATTGCTGACTCGGAACTCCTAACGAACGAACACACCCACGCATTGGGAATTTTGGAAAGTTATGCCGGCTCATCAGAATTAGTAGACCCGAATCCTCAAATTGAAGATTTCTGTGATTTCCTAGTCGATACTGACCCCACACTAAGGTCTGCAGCTCAATTGGTTCTGGATGCCATTTCCGCCGACAGCAACCCTGTTGCACCAACCTCATTTAAGAGCATCGAATCAGTTACAGCAGACACCACGACTTTAACACAATCATCTAAATGGACCACTCTGCGAGTAGCTGCTACCGATCTAGCAGATGGTGATAGCGTTTATACTTGGAAAAAAGTGCACGGAGCCGGTAATGTTAGCTTCACCTCGAATGGAACCTCGGCGGCTAAGGATACGGTTGCCTACTTTGATGGGACACCCGGTCAATACCTTTTCGAAGTCACCATGTCAGACTCTCGGAAACTCACGGAAGACTCTCAAACAGTCAGTGTTACAGTCTACGACGCCAATGGAAGCCTGCCAACCAACGACGCTCCAACAGCGACCCCATTGTCAGTTACTGCCCCTCAGTCCACGGCAACCCCAATCACCCTGTCAGGCTCTGACCCTGAAGGATATGATCTAACATATGATCTAAGTAGTCATCCTTCCCATGGAACATTAGCTGGTAATGCCCCCTATCTAACATATACTTCAGATCCAGCCTACACAGGATCTGATAGCTTGAGCTTTGAGGCCATCGACAGCGAAGGTCAGGTCTCAATTGCTACCGTAAATATCACCGTCACAGCAGCCAGTGCTTTCGAAGTCAGTCTTCATGAACCTTTCGACTACACAAATGGTGCCGCTATCAACGGTCAAAACGGAGGGGTTGGCTTTGGTGGAGCTTGGAGTTCCACCAGAAAAACCCCTTCGATATCAAGCGGCAGTAAAACATGGGGAATCTTAAATACAGCTGGAAATCATGCACAAGGCGATGCCTGGAGTGCTCTGACTCGGCCGATCGGATCTTCTCTATCTGATGCAGGTCTCATGGCTGACGGTTCTACCTTGTGGTTCAGCATCGTTATCGATGTGTCTGGCCAGAATAAAGCTAATACAGACCTGAATCTTGCCATTTGCAATGCAAATAAGTTCGAATCTGGTAGTTTAGGCAATCGCCAAAATTTAGTTCCCTCCACCGCCGAGGGAATCGGCTTAACCTATGACAAAGGGCGGATCCAAGGTGCTTACTGGAAGGATAGTGGAGATGGTGATGCCTACTCCGAACGGACTGGAGTAGATAGTTACACAGTTCTGAATGCGACGTCGAGATCCAGTGCCCTCATTGTTGGAAAAATCGAATGGGGTGCTGATGAACTCGCCACGGAGACACTGACACTATATGCGCCCGATACGACTTTAGCCCTCGGCCTGCCAACGATGGATGCCATCAGCATTCCGGCTCTTGATCAGACACAGTTCGATACTCTAGCCCTCCACTTTAAGGATTTCCCCATGGTCGACGAGATTCGTGTCGGGGCGACTTATGAGAGTGTGATTCTTGGAACTGTTGCAATGAGTGCCGACATCACCCCTCCATCCCCTGACCCCATGGGCTTTGCCTCAGTTCCAACACCTGCCAGTGGGACCTCAGTCACCATGGTAGCAGCGACCGCATTTGATACCGCCGGAGTGGAATATAAGTTCACCTGCACCACCGGGGGAGGGAATGATAGTGACTGGCAGACCAGTCCATCATATACGGATACAGGGCTCACACCGGGAGTCTCATATAGCTACACAGTTTCAGCCCGTGATCGCAGCCCTGCGCAAAACACGACCGTATCATCATCTCCAGCATCTGTTCTCCTTCCAAGCCAAATTGAGACTTCTGAAGTAGTCGGCATGAATATAACCGACGCAGAATCAATAATCAGCTCTCATAGCTTTACGGTCGGCACAGTGAGCTATGCCTACCACGAAACGATTCCAGCAGGAATGATCATCAGTCAGACACCGGCAAGTGGAACTACGGTGGCACCTGGAACAACCTTTGATTTACTCGTCTCGCTTGGGCCCGACGTAACCCCGCCAACTATCATGTCAACTGATATTGTTGATGATCAATCTGGAGAACCGGTAACCTCGAATGACCTCGTTACCTATACGATTACTTTCAGTGAAGATATGGATGATGCCGGCGTAGATGTCTCTGATTTCTCAAATTCTGGGACTTCAACTATAATTCTAGGACTTGTTACGGAAGTTGCGCCAGGCGTATTCACAGTAGAAGTGACGCCTACTAATGCTGGCACCCTCCAGCTGCAAATTCCCGCTGGTGCTGAGCTTTCCGATACCTCGGGGAATTTGTTGAATACGGTTTCTGCAATTGTGGATGACACTGTTCTAACTGTTGAAGCGCCAAGCTCACTTATCTATGAACCATTTGATTATCTCGCTGGTGGTCTTAATGGACAAGCTGGTTCGTCAGAGATCGGCCTTGAAGGCACTTGGACGGCGTCCAACACCACCTTGGTTAGCGCTTCTCCTCACAATTATGGTTCACTTCCGACTAATGGCGGCAGTCTTTCCGATTTCGGCACCGGTAACCGCTTTGGAGGAGCTCGCTCGATCAGTGCCTTTGCTCTCGCGGGAAATGGCTTACTCGATTATGGACAGACTCTGTGGTTCAGCGTGCTGGTAGGTTATGAAGACGCAGCAAACCTTACCAATTCTCGACTCGGATTCGCTCTCGCCAATCACCAGTTCAACAGTGGTAACTATAACTACTGGATTGACGATGAAGGTTCACAAAGTGGATCTGGCATTGGATTTGTTTTTGGAAAAATCAATAACGGTAATGGTCGAGTCGTCGCCAGCGAATTCCAAGACTTCGCATCTGGAGACGGAGTAGCAGGAAACATACTGGGATCTTGGGACGGCACGAACACCTACAGCAATGGCGATGTCGGGCTAATAGTTGGGAAAATTACCTGGGGAGGCAGTTCTCAAGATGTCGATAGAATAGAACTCTACCAACCAGACACCAATTTAACTCTCCCAGCTTCTCCAATCTCGGTCCTCACGACAATCGTTGATCAATCCACCTTTGATACGGTAACTTTTGCACGGAGCGATAGAGTGATCATGGATGAGATTCGATTCGGAGAATCCTATGAAAGCGTAGTGTCAGGTTCTGATTTTACGGCACCTTTGCTAACTTCCGATAACTTCGTCGACGATCAAGCTGGTGCTTCTGTGGCAGTAGATACAACGGTAACTTATACGGTCACTTTCAGCGAAGATATGAATGAATCGACGGTCGATGCTGCCGACTTTGCCAACGCTGGAAATGCAGTCATGACGGTCGAAGATATCACAAAAATTTCGCCTCACATTTTTGCTGTGGCTGTAACCCCTACCAGCACAGGGAGTCTGCAACTTCAAGTGTCGACAGCAGCAACGATCACTGACATGGCCGGAAACCCCATAGATGTATCGTATGCGATCACAGACGATACGACCATTACGGTCTATGCCCCAGTCATGGTCACCGTGCCAAATGTCGTCGGGCTTACACAGAGTTCGGCAGAGAGTTCAATCACCCTGAACAATCTCTTAGTTGGTGCGGTAACGATAAGCTATAGTGACACGGTTACCGTTGGAAATGTAATTAGCCAGAGCCCAGCCGGCAGTAATAACATAGCTGAAGGGTCATCGGTAGATTTGGTAGTTTCGCTCGGAACCAATCCTTCGCCTAAACTGGTAAGAACGACAATCAATGCTGTGAGCAATACTACTTGGACAACCGTAACCTTGGGCCAGAGTTACAGCTCCGCAGTTATCGTAGCGACTCCAATTTACAGCACTTCTTCATTGCCGCCTGTGGTGACACGTGTCACAAATGTTACGTCTAATAGTTTTGACTTGAAGATCGATCGCACCGATGGATTAACTGGTATAACCTCTGTTGATGTTTCCGTCATCGTTGTTGACGAAGGCGTGTATACCCAGAACGTTCATGGTGTGACTATGGAAGCGGTCAAATTCACTTCTACCGTGACGGCAAAGAAAAATAGCTGGGTTGCCGAGGCGCGAAGCTATCAAAACAGCTACTCAAACCCTGTCGTTGTAGGCCAGGTGATGAGCGCAAACGATCCAGACTGGTCTGTGTTCTGGAGTATGGGAAGCTCCTATTCTAACCCTGCAAACGCTACAAACCTTAACATTGGTAAACACGTAGGCGAAGATCCTGATTCTATTCGAGCTAATGAAACTATCGGCTACATCGTGATAGAAGCCGGCAGCGGCGCTATCGATGGTGTTGCCTATGAAGCAGCCCTCGGCTCAGACACAGTGCAAGGGTTTTCGGATTCTTCTTCCCCATACACCTACACCCTAAGTGGTGGACTGACTACTGCCAGTTCAGCTGCAGTCAGTGTCTCAGGTATGGATGGCAACGATGGCTCATGGGCCGTATTATCTGGTAATCCAGCACTGACAACGACCTCTCTGGGCCTGCACGCGTGCGAAGATTTGCTTCTGGATGTCGAACAGAACCACACTACTACCCAGGTCGGGTATATCGTTTTCGAATAG